In the genome of Manis javanica isolate MJ-LG chromosome 17, MJ_LKY, whole genome shotgun sequence, one region contains:
- the KLK6 gene encoding kallikrein-6, protein MGTKTLMVASLLLAAARAEEQNKVLHGGPCEQTSHPYQAALYTSGHLLCGGVLIHPLWVLTAAHCKKPNLQVYLGKHNLQQRESLQEQSSVVRAVPHPGYDAATHDQDIMLLRLAHPARFSVHIQPLSLERDCSANHTSCHIVGWGKTAEGDFPNTIQCAYVHLVPRAECEHDYPGQITQNMVCAGDEKYGRDSCQGDSGGPLVCGDRLRGLVSWGSIPCGSKEKPGVYTDVCRYGHWIQKTIQVN, encoded by the exons ATGGGCACGAAGACGCTGATGGTAGCATCGCTCCTGCTGGCCgcag CCCGGGCAGAGGAGCAGAATAAGGTGCTGCACGGAGGGCCCTGCGAGCAGACATCTCACCCTTACCAGGCTGCCCTCTACACCTCAGGCCACCTGCTCTGCGGAGGCGTCCTCATTCACCCACTGTGGGTCCTCACTGCTGCCCACTGCAAAAAACC GAATCTTCAGGTCTACCTGGGGAAGCACAATCTCCAGCAAAGGGAGAGTCTCCAGGAGCAGAGCTCTGTTGTCCGGGCTGTGCCTCACCCCGGCTACGACGCTGCCACACATGACCAAGACATCATGTTACTGCGCCTGGCACACCCGGCCAGATTCTCTGTGCACATCCAGCCCCTGTCGCTGGAGAGAGACTGCTCGGCCAACCACACCAGCTGCCACATCGTAGGCTGGGGCAAGACAGCAGAGG GTGATTTCCCTAACACCATCCAGTGTGCATACGTCCACCTGGTGCCCCGTGCGGAGTGTGAGCATGACTACCCGGGCCAGATCACCCAAAACATGGTGTGCGCTGGGGACGAGAAGTATGGGAGGGACTCCTGCCAG GGTGATTCTGGGGGTCCACTAGTGTGTGGAGACCGTCTCCGAGGCCTTGTGTCTTGGGGTAGCATTCCTTGTGGGTCCAAGGAAAAGCCAGGAGTCTACACCGATGTCTGCAGATATGGCCACTGGATCCAGAAAACCATTCAGGTCAACTAA
- the LOC108386824 gene encoding kallikrein-5 yields MAAAGSAWTWMVGALVAALILGVTEPVLAKDVSCDHPSTAGRSRSSRDLESGAGEDGGADGETDGDSEGSSSRIVNGTDCELHSEPWQGELLQRPSQLYCGAVLVRPQWVLTAAHCRKPFFRVRLGRYSQSSNYEYGQQLFRGIKSIPYPGYTYPGHSNDLMLIKLDKKARITRAVRPISISSHCPSPGSSCLVSGWGTTSSPQVNFPSVLQCLNITVLSDDRCRKAYPRQIDASMFCAGDKKGRDSCQGDSGGPVVCNSTLQGLVSWGDFPCGQPNKPGVYTNLCRFTRWIENTINANS; encoded by the exons ATGGCTGCTGCAGGATCCGCCTGGACGTGGATGGTCGGCGCCCTGGTCGCAGCCCTGATTCTGGGAGTGACAG AGCCCGTTCTTGCAAAGGATGTTTCCTGCGACCACCCTTCCACCGCCGGGCGTTCCAGGAGCAGCCGGGACCTTGAATCTGGGGCCGGGGAGGACGGCGGGGCGGACGGCGAGACGGACGGCGATTCGGAGGGCAGCAGCAGCCGCATCGTGAACGGCACCGACTGCGAGCTGCACTCGGAGCCGTGGCAGGGAGAGTTGCTGCAGCGGCCCAGCCAGCTGTACTGCGGGGCGGTGCTGGTGCGGCCGCAGTGGGTGCTCACCGCGGCGCACTGCCGGAAGCC ATTTTTCAGAGTTCGCCTTGGCCGCTATTCCCAGTCATCCAACTATGAGTATGGGCAGCAGCTGTTCCGGGGGATCAAATCCATCCCCTACCCTGGCTACACCTACCCTGGCCACTCCAATGACCTCATGCTCATCAAGCTGGACAAAAAGGCCCGTATAACTAGGGCTGTTAGGCCCATCAGCATCTCCTCACATTGCCCTTCTCCTGGGAGCAGCTGCTTGGTATCTGGCTGGGGAACGACCAGCAGCCCCCAGG TGAACTTCCCCAGTGTCCTCCAGTGCTTGAACATCACTGTGCTAAGTGACGACAGGTGCAGGAAGGCCTATCCGAGACAGATAGATGCCAGTATGTTCTGTGCTGGTGACAAGAAGGGCAGAGACTCCTGCCAG GGTGATTCCGGGGGGCCCGTGGTCTGCAATAGTACCCTGCAGGGCCTCGTATCCTGGGGAGACTTTCCCTGTGGCCAGCCCAACAAACCTGGCGTCTACACCAACCTCTGCCGCTTCACCAGGTGGATTGAGAACACCATCAACGCCAACTCCTGA